GATGGTGTTCTTTAATTCAAGGATTTCTCCTTTGGCATCCACCTCAATCTTTCTTGTCAGGTTTCCCTGGGCTACGGCGGTGGTCACCTCGGCGATATTCCTCACCTGGCTGGTCAGGTTGCCGGCCAGCGTATTGACATTATCGGTCAATTCCTTCCAGGTGCCGCCTACCCCCTTGACCTCGGCCTGCCCGCCAAGCTTGCCTTCAGTGCCTACCTCACGGGCCACCCGGGTTACTTCCGAAGCAAAGGCGCTCAGCTGGTCCACCATGGTATTGATGGTGTCCTTCAACTGCAGAATCTCGCCCATTGCCTCAACGGTGATCTTTCGCGAGAGGTCTCCCTGGGCTACGGCGGTGGTCACCTCGGCGATATTCCTCACCTGGCTGGTCAGATTGCCGGCCAGCATATTGACATTATCGGTCAATTCCTTCCAGGTACCGGCAACACCGGGCACTGCAGCCTGCGCTCCAAGCTCTCCTTCGACGCCCACCTCTCTGGCCACCCGGGTCACTTCCGAAGCAAAGGTGCTCAACTGATCCACCATGATGTTGATGGTGTTCTTTAATTCAAGGATTTCCCCCTTGGCATCCACCTCAATCTTTCTTGTCAGGTTTCCCTGGGCTACGGCAGTGGTCACCTCGGCGATATTCCTCACTTGGCTGGTCAGATTGCCTGCCAGCGTGTTGACATTCTCGGTCAATTCCTTCCAGGTACCGGCGACGCCGGATACTTCAGCTTGCCCTCCAAGCTTGCCTTCAGTGCCCACCTCACGGGCCACCCGGGTCACTTCCGAAGCAAAGGTGCTCAACTGATCCACCATGGTATTGACGGTGTTCTTCAACTGCAGAATCTCACCCATTGCCGCAACAGTGATCTTCTGTGATAGATCACCGTTAGCCACGGCTGTAGTCACTTTGGCGATGTCCCTCACCTGGCTGGTCAGATTACCTGCCAGAGTATTGACATTCTCGGTCAGTTCCTTCCAGGTGCCGGCAACGCCGGACACCTTAGCTTGTGCCCCGAGCTTACCTTCGGTGCCTACCTCTCTGGCCACCCGGGTTACTTCTGCGGCAAAGGCGCTCAGTTGGTCAACCATGTTGTTGGTTATTGTGGCTATTCTCAAAAACTCGCCTTTTAAGGGTATTCCTTCAACCTCCAGTTCCATCTTCTGTGATAAATCCCCTCCTGCAACAGAGGCGATTACGCGAGCAACTTCAGCAGTAGGCTGCGTTAGATTGTCAATGAGCGCATTCACCGAGTTGATTTGGCTTGCCCATCCGCCACGGGATTCTCCCGGCAAAACACGCTCTGTTATCTGCCCTTCTTCACCCACAATCTTGCCGACCCGGATAATTTCTTTGGTTATCCTCTCGTTCAAAGAGACAACGTCATTGAAAGCCTCTGCTATTTCGGCCATCACACCATTGGTTGCAATCGGCAATCTAACCGAAAAATCCCCATCTTTCATAGCCTTAAGCGTGTCCAATACCAATTTCAGTTGATTGCCCGCCTCAGTGCCCAGGCTGATAACATTCCTCATGTTTCCCAGTTTCCTGCGTGCCTCCTGTATACTAGCCATTCCATACCTTCCTTTTTTCGATTCCTGGTCGTGGATTTTTTAAAATCCCAGGCGCCGGTTTCTAGATATGCCTTTGCTGGTTGCTTCATATGCTTTCCCATCGCCTTCCCATTCAGCGCCTCAGCTTTTCCTGCTTCTTACCCAACCGACACCAGATAGTTATCAGTGTGTCCCTAATATCCCGTGCTTGCTTGATGAACTGTCCCATCTGAATCCACATAGTATGTGCCCATCGTAGTGGCACTTCGCAGATACTTGTCGCCACTGGCAGGGAAAAGCGCCCAATCTCCATCACTGTATG
The nucleotide sequence above comes from Dehalococcoidia bacterium. Encoded proteins:
- a CDS encoding HAMP domain-containing protein, which encodes MRNVISLGTEAGNQLKLVLDTLKAMKDGDFSVRLPIATNGVMAEIAEAFNDVVSLNERITKEIIRVGKIVGEEGQITERVLPGESRGGWASQINSVNALIDNLTQPTAEVARVIASVAGGDLSQKMELEVEGIPLKGEFLRIATITNNMVDQLSAFAAEVTRVAREVGTEGKLGAQAKVSGVAGTWKELTENVNTLAGNLTSQVRDIAKVTTAVANGDLSQKITVAAMGEILQLKNTVNTMVDQLSTFASEVTRVAREVGTEGKLGGQAEVSGVAGTWKELTENVNTLAGNLTSQVRNIAEVTTAVAQGNLTRKIEVDAKGEILELKNTINIMVDQLSTFASEVTRVAREVGVEGELGAQAAVPGVAGTWKELTDNVNMLAGNLTSQVRNIAEVTTAVAQGDLSRKITVEAMGEILQLKDTINTMVDQLSAFASEVTRVAREVGTEGKLGGQAEVKGVGGTWKELTDNVNTLAGNLTSQVRNIAEVTTAVAQGNLTRKIEVDAKGEILELKNTINIMVDQLSNFASEVTRVAREVGTEGKLGGQAEVKGVGGTWKELTESVNMMASNLTNQVRNIAEVTTAVAQGDLSRKITVEAMG